A window from Pseudomonas sp. Tri1 encodes these proteins:
- a CDS encoding permease: MNEIIVRWPQRSPRLFLVVAVLVWLGLYEALIPISEALVAALPVERDSHLGGALQFFFYDTPKVLMLLTGIVFLMGMVNSYFTPERTRAILAGRSEGMANVMAASLGVFTPFCSCSAVPLFIGFVQAGVPLGVTFSFLISAPMVNEVALTLLLGLFGWKVALLYLSLGLFIAVVAGWIIGRLKMEDSLEDWVRDMPKVQAAAEDIHMPLHERIYAGFGSVREIVGNVWPYILAGIAIGAGIHGYVPEDFMASFMGKEAWWSVPVAILIGIPMYTNAAGIIPIVQALLAKGAALGTVLAFMMSVIALSLPEMVILRKVLKVRLIATFIGVVAAGILVVGYAFNFVL, from the coding sequence ATGAACGAGATCATTGTGCGCTGGCCACAGCGTAGTCCCCGCCTTTTTTTGGTGGTAGCCGTGCTTGTCTGGCTCGGTTTGTATGAAGCCCTTATCCCGATCTCGGAGGCGTTGGTTGCAGCGCTGCCTGTCGAGCGTGACAGCCACCTGGGTGGTGCCCTGCAGTTTTTTTTCTATGACACGCCCAAGGTACTGATGCTGCTGACCGGCATCGTGTTCTTGATGGGAATGGTCAACTCGTACTTCACACCCGAACGCACCCGCGCAATATTGGCCGGACGCAGCGAGGGCATGGCCAACGTCATGGCGGCCTCTCTAGGGGTGTTTACACCGTTCTGCTCGTGCTCCGCGGTTCCTCTATTTATAGGTTTTGTTCAAGCAGGCGTGCCCTTAGGGGTGACCTTCTCGTTTCTCATTTCCGCGCCCATGGTGAACGAGGTCGCGTTGACACTGCTATTGGGCTTGTTCGGCTGGAAAGTTGCGCTGCTGTACCTGAGTCTCGGTTTGTTTATTGCAGTGGTTGCAGGCTGGATCATCGGGCGCTTGAAAATGGAGGACTCTCTAGAGGATTGGGTTCGCGACATGCCCAAAGTCCAGGCAGCCGCAGAAGACATACACATGCCGCTGCATGAACGGATCTATGCCGGTTTTGGCAGCGTGCGTGAAATCGTCGGAAACGTTTGGCCATACATCCTGGCTGGTATTGCCATTGGCGCAGGTATTCATGGGTACGTGCCCGAAGATTTCATGGCCAGTTTCATGGGTAAAGAGGCGTGGTGGTCTGTCCCAGTCGCGATCCTGATAGGCATCCCCATGTATACCAACGCAGCAGGGATCATTCCCATTGTCCAGGCGCTACTCGCCAAAGGTGCCGCGTTGGGCACGGTACTGGCCTTCATGATGAGCGTCATTGCCCTCTCCCTCCCTGAGATGGTGATTCTGCGCAAGGTGTTGAAAGTCCGCCTGATCGCCACCTTCATTGGTGTCGTCGCCGCCGGCATTCTCGTCGTTGGCTACGCCTTCAACTTCGTTCTG
- a CDS encoding DUF2892 domain-containing protein, which translates to MKANIGTIDRSLRIVIGLVLIALSLTGVIGLWGWIGLVPLATGIFRFCPIYTLLGIKTCKRY; encoded by the coding sequence ATGAAAGCCAATATCGGAACCATTGACCGTAGCCTGCGCATAGTCATTGGGCTTGTTCTCATAGCCCTGAGCCTGACCGGTGTGATCGGTTTGTGGGGCTGGATCGGCCTGGTGCCACTGGCTACCGGCATTTTCCGCTTCTGCCCGATCTATACGTTATTGGGCATCAAAACGTGCAAGCGTTACTGA
- a CDS encoding ArsO family NAD(P)H-dependent flavin-containing monooxygenase, translating to MTDSPSSAFDVVIIGGGQSALAVAYFLRRTQLTFVILDAEQEPGGAWRHGWDSLRLFSPATWSSIPGWMMPPTQAGYPSRDHVIDYLKQYEQRYQFAVVRPVRVNRVERTDTGLRVWADGRHWDAKAVVSATGTWSNPYIPYYPDAETFAGQQLHSANYVQAQPFAGKRVLVVGGGNSGAQILAEVSKVAQTTWVTPVEPLFLPDEVDGRVLFERATERWKAQQQGRVIEQPVGGLGDIVMVPPVVDARARHALKSVRPFQRFTRNGVIWADGSESAVDVVIWCTGFRPALQHLDALGVVNSEGRVEVEGTRSTQEPRLWLVGYGEWTGSASATLIGVTRTARSTVSEIAAALTDQVVA from the coding sequence ATGACTGACTCGCCCTCCAGCGCCTTTGACGTTGTCATTATCGGTGGGGGTCAATCTGCCTTGGCGGTGGCCTATTTCCTGCGCCGCACGCAACTGACGTTTGTCATCCTCGACGCCGAGCAAGAGCCCGGAGGCGCATGGCGGCATGGCTGGGACTCGTTGCGCCTGTTCTCCCCGGCCACGTGGAGTTCGATCCCAGGCTGGATGATGCCCCCCACGCAAGCCGGCTACCCATCGCGCGACCACGTGATCGACTACCTCAAGCAGTATGAACAACGCTATCAGTTTGCGGTGGTGCGTCCGGTACGGGTCAATCGGGTGGAGCGAACAGACACCGGCTTGCGCGTATGGGCTGACGGTCGGCATTGGGATGCCAAGGCCGTGGTCAGTGCCACGGGCACTTGGAGCAATCCTTACATTCCTTACTACCCGGATGCCGAGACATTCGCCGGCCAACAGTTGCACTCCGCGAACTATGTCCAGGCGCAGCCGTTCGCGGGTAAGCGCGTGTTGGTGGTGGGAGGCGGCAATTCAGGGGCGCAGATTCTGGCTGAGGTTTCCAAAGTCGCCCAGACCACCTGGGTGACGCCCGTAGAACCTTTGTTCTTGCCCGACGAAGTGGATGGGCGCGTGTTGTTCGAGCGCGCCACCGAGCGCTGGAAAGCCCAACAGCAGGGCCGCGTCATCGAGCAGCCCGTGGGCGGGCTGGGCGACATTGTCATGGTGCCCCCCGTTGTCGATGCGCGAGCGCGCCATGCGCTCAAATCTGTCCGACCTTTCCAACGGTTTACTCGCAATGGCGTGATTTGGGCCGATGGTTCAGAGTCTGCGGTGGACGTGGTGATCTGGTGCACCGGTTTTCGCCCCGCCCTGCAGCATCTGGACGCCCTGGGCGTGGTCAACAGCGAGGGCCGTGTCGAGGTCGAAGGCACGCGCTCGACTCAAGAACCCAGGTTATGGCTGGTCGGTTATGGCGAGTGGACCGGTTCGGCTTCCGCCACGTTGATCGGCGTAACCCGCACGGCTCGCAGCACGGTCAGCGAAATCGCAGCGGCTCTGACCGATCAAGTGGTCGCCTAA
- a CDS encoding DUF6691 family protein produces MLKLTAFIAGLLFGLGLLLAGMANPGKVLAFLDLAGAWDPSLALVMIGAIGIAIGPLTWARRQSRSVLGSPMQLPVKRELDPRLIGGSLVFGIGWGIAGICPGPAVAILLTGHWQIIVFMLAMLAGMWLFTALETRRPH; encoded by the coding sequence ATGCTCAAACTGACTGCATTCATCGCCGGCCTGCTCTTTGGCCTCGGTCTGCTCCTGGCAGGCATGGCCAACCCGGGGAAAGTGCTGGCCTTTCTGGATTTGGCCGGTGCCTGGGACCCTTCCCTGGCGTTGGTGATGATCGGTGCGATTGGCATTGCCATCGGCCCGCTTACCTGGGCACGCCGGCAATCGCGTTCAGTGCTGGGAAGCCCTATGCAATTACCGGTCAAGCGTGAGCTGGACCCGCGCCTGATCGGCGGCAGCCTGGTGTTCGGCATCGGCTGGGGCATAGCCGGTATCTGTCCTGGCCCTGCCGTAGCCATCCTGCTGACCGGACACTGGCAAATCATCGTGTTCATGCTGGCCATGCTGGCGGGCATGTGGTTGTTCACAGCGCTGGAAACTCGGCGCCCCCATTGA
- a CDS encoding YeeE/YedE family protein produces the protein MNVDWLNFTPWSSLAGGMLIGLAASLFVVANGRIAGISGLIGSLLQRGGEGVGEKALFLLGLLVAPLLWGLFATLPPIEFHSGWLGLVVAGLLVGIGTRYGSGCTSGHGVCGLSRLSPRSMIATACFMFSGFATVFVLRHVMGV, from the coding sequence ATGAATGTTGACTGGCTCAACTTCACACCTTGGTCATCCCTCGCCGGCGGCATGTTGATCGGCCTGGCGGCCAGCCTGTTCGTCGTCGCCAATGGGCGTATCGCTGGCATCAGTGGGCTGATCGGCAGCCTTTTGCAGCGCGGCGGCGAAGGCGTGGGCGAGAAAGCGCTGTTCCTTCTGGGCCTGCTGGTCGCACCGCTCTTATGGGGACTGTTTGCCACCTTGCCGCCGATTGAGTTCCACAGCGGCTGGCTCGGGCTGGTCGTCGCCGGCCTGTTGGTGGGTATCGGCACCCGTTATGGCTCGGGTTGCACCAGTGGCCATGGCGTGTGCGGCCTATCGCGCCTGTCGCCGCGCTCGATGATCGCCACGGCATGCTTCATGTTCAGCGGTTTCGCGACAGTCTTTGTCCTGCGTCATGTGATGGGGGTTTGA